The following coding sequences are from one Rhodopirellula islandica window:
- a CDS encoding GGDEF domain-containing protein: MLLDIIIAASSGGAGMTCGWVMHALYNQGLASDGPQPSPQTPATSKASSAAEKALSTDADTSIPAATEDVPDSEKVMAVADRVRQFTHSIAADVDAHQSRVENLSMTLHESDLSNSPPAIVDAVEQMLGANEIMRNQLADAQARIREQSQQLQSAEQRAQTDALTQIYNRGAFDEHLLRRHALGPSRAGVLAVLDVDHFKKFNDTHGHRAGDEVLRVVSQLLDARLQPHGMVARFGGEEFVMLLHDKSLAEAVDLIEQTRIAIGTREVRFEGKCLKVNASVGIGALEPQQSAEEWLQRTDEALYRSKEMGRNCAHYIDQERFIRAGEVPTETIAKDSSTAANVAGQPISSSSDLLQAPAVSPRAQEEDLATEVEALARETRSTVQAEPTPAPRAAKETLINQAPSNPLEDVSLVDDQPFGERPKALSYLPDLATMVDYVEEMQTSPHRSKAPNQLMSVRLSGTPSGATMRSLLQLVRAATRNQDHIGCLDQSTLVICMPQLDAEDAMDRAQQICGAAGSIGMSLAAAEKSTNGEKLSIGILQIASSVNSMSAYEKSLKQACAIAGLAARQSGQDDQLPVLSHQMASA; the protein is encoded by the coding sequence GTGCTTCTTGATATCATCATTGCAGCCAGTAGCGGTGGCGCCGGAATGACATGCGGTTGGGTGATGCACGCCCTTTACAATCAAGGCTTGGCATCGGATGGCCCCCAGCCATCGCCCCAGACACCAGCCACATCGAAGGCATCGTCAGCCGCCGAAAAGGCACTCTCGACCGACGCCGACACCTCGATTCCAGCGGCCACTGAAGACGTTCCCGACAGCGAAAAGGTGATGGCCGTCGCAGATCGCGTTCGCCAATTCACTCATTCGATTGCTGCGGACGTGGACGCCCACCAAAGTCGCGTCGAAAACTTGAGCATGACGCTGCATGAAAGCGACCTGAGCAATTCACCTCCCGCGATTGTGGATGCGGTGGAACAGATGTTGGGAGCCAATGAGATCATGCGAAATCAATTGGCTGACGCCCAAGCACGAATCCGCGAACAATCCCAACAACTGCAATCGGCCGAGCAAAGAGCTCAGACCGATGCCCTGACTCAAATCTACAACCGAGGGGCGTTCGACGAGCACTTGTTGCGACGTCATGCACTCGGTCCGTCCCGAGCTGGCGTGTTGGCAGTCCTCGACGTCGACCATTTCAAAAAGTTCAACGACACGCATGGTCACCGGGCCGGGGACGAAGTGTTGCGAGTGGTCTCGCAATTGCTCGATGCACGTTTGCAGCCGCACGGGATGGTCGCTCGATTTGGTGGTGAAGAGTTCGTGATGCTGCTGCATGACAAGAGCTTGGCCGAAGCCGTGGACCTGATCGAGCAAACTCGGATTGCCATCGGGACCCGCGAAGTTCGCTTCGAGGGCAAGTGCTTGAAAGTCAACGCCAGCGTTGGCATCGGAGCGCTCGAGCCCCAACAATCTGCTGAGGAATGGTTGCAACGCACCGACGAAGCGCTCTATCGGTCCAAAGAAATGGGTCGCAACTGCGCCCACTACATCGATCAAGAGCGTTTCATTCGAGCAGGTGAAGTTCCCACCGAAACCATCGCGAAGGACTCGTCCACCGCAGCCAACGTCGCTGGCCAACCGATCTCTTCCAGCTCGGACTTGCTCCAGGCTCCCGCCGTCAGCCCTCGCGCTCAGGAAGAAGACCTGGCAACGGAAGTGGAAGCGTTGGCACGAGAAACCCGGTCGACCGTCCAAGCGGAACCGACTCCTGCACCCCGTGCGGCGAAAGAAACCCTAATCAACCAGGCTCCCTCCAATCCGCTGGAGGACGTCTCGCTGGTGGACGACCAACCGTTTGGCGAGCGTCCCAAGGCACTCAGCTACCTTCCCGATTTAGCGACGATGGTCGACTACGTGGAAGAAATGCAAACGTCACCCCACCGCTCCAAGGCTCCCAATCAATTGATGAGCGTTCGGCTCTCGGGCACCCCGAGCGGAGCGACCATGCGATCGCTGCTGCAACTGGTCCGTGCCGCAACCCGAAACCAAGATCACATTGGTTGCTTGGATCAATCCACGTTGGTGATCTGCATGCCTCAATTGGATGCCGAGGATGCAATGGATCGAGCTCAACAAATCTGCGGTGCCGCAGGTTCCATCGGCATGTCTCTGGCCGCGGCTGAAAAGTCGACGAACGGAGAAAAGTTGTCGATCGGTATCCTGCAGATCGCTTCTTCGGTCAACTCGATGTCGGCGTACGAAAAGTCCTTGAAACAAGCTTGTGCGATCGCTGGATTGGCGGCACGACAAAGCGGCCAGGACGACCAACTGCCCGTGCTCTCGCACCAGATGGCCTCTGCCTGA
- a CDS encoding phosphoribosylaminoimidazolesuccinocarboxamide synthase, whose amino-acid sequence MNDHYQFDAAGALLSTELPFPRRQGKVRDVYDLGDRLLIVSSDRISAFDYILPTGIPDKGRLLTAMSRFWFEQMDAGRIGQNAGGPNAEQSISHHLISTDVPEEVADQVDPKPLEGRIMVTRKASVVPFECVVRGYLEGSGWKEYQSTGEVCGVALPAGLKQCDQLSEPIFTPATKAEEGHDENVSFEVMCESLGEEQSSQLRRMSLAIYQDALKIAAERGLLIADTKFEFGIVDDQLILIDEVLTPDSSRFWAADEYEPGHSQRSFDKQFVREYLQASDWDRNSPPPPLPESIARQTADRYREGYERLTGQAFA is encoded by the coding sequence ATGAACGACCACTATCAATTCGATGCCGCAGGTGCCTTGCTCAGCACCGAACTGCCATTCCCTCGCCGACAAGGCAAGGTTCGGGACGTGTACGACCTGGGCGATCGGTTGCTGATCGTCAGCAGCGATCGGATCAGCGCATTCGACTACATTTTGCCCACAGGCATCCCCGACAAAGGCCGCTTGCTGACCGCGATGAGCCGGTTTTGGTTCGAGCAAATGGATGCCGGCCGCATCGGGCAAAATGCCGGCGGACCAAACGCCGAGCAATCGATTTCACATCACTTGATCAGCACCGATGTCCCGGAAGAGGTCGCCGACCAAGTCGATCCGAAGCCGCTGGAAGGTCGCATCATGGTGACTCGGAAAGCGTCGGTTGTGCCCTTTGAATGTGTCGTCCGAGGCTACCTCGAAGGCAGCGGTTGGAAAGAGTACCAGTCCACGGGCGAAGTCTGCGGTGTGGCTTTGCCGGCCGGACTGAAGCAGTGCGACCAACTCAGCGAACCGATCTTCACCCCGGCGACCAAAGCGGAAGAAGGGCACGACGAAAACGTCTCGTTTGAGGTCATGTGCGAATCGCTGGGCGAGGAACAATCCAGCCAACTGCGGCGGATGAGTTTGGCGATCTACCAGGATGCCTTGAAGATCGCGGCCGAACGAGGTTTGTTGATCGCGGACACCAAGTTCGAGTTCGGCATCGTCGATGACCAACTGATCTTGATCGACGAAGTTTTGACGCCGGACAGTTCACGGTTCTGGGCCGCGGACGAATACGAACCGGGCCACTCGCAACGTTCGTTCGACAAACAGTTCGTTCGCGAATACCTGCAGGCGTCGGACTGGGACCGCAACAGCCCTCCGCCACCGCTGCCGGAATCCATCGCCCGCCAGACCGCGGATCGTTACCGTGAGGGCTACGAGCGATTGACCGGCCAAGCGTTCGCTTGA
- a CDS encoding BON domain-containing protein — MHSTTQTTHVAPSLSAASTGFADSASNRVSGIQVTAAIKALADSSVAELRFLRVDESENEICLTGRVRSFYHKQLAQETIRPVAAGRQVVNRVDVCMGS, encoded by the coding sequence ATGCATTCGACCACGCAGACCACCCACGTTGCTCCGTCACTCTCAGCCGCATCGACCGGTTTTGCCGATTCCGCGAGCAATCGCGTTTCGGGAATCCAAGTCACCGCCGCCATCAAAGCCTTGGCTGACAGCAGTGTCGCTGAGTTGCGATTTTTGCGGGTGGACGAAAGTGAAAACGAGATCTGCCTGACTGGCCGAGTTCGCAGCTTCTATCACAAGCAATTGGCTCAAGAAACGATTCGCCCTGTCGCTGCGGGACGCCAAGTCGTCAACCGCGTCGATGTCTGCATGGGCTCCTGA
- a CDS encoding asparagine synthase-related protein — translation MNAPPVIERIVNLLDPSGDILLGTTREAAEAAVRSGDAEAVGKIRGQFAILQAEGKTVHMARSIGRPMRYFLAKRAAGPCLIVAERIDEIYQQLRAEGLEDQFHPSYTRMVPAHHVMKLQLTGCPDPNPTLHRFFDPRSNTLPASIEAIGTRYIERIVKACSDWLDTIENDAPVGVMFSGGIDSGAILIAMIHALKQRGQTPQRLKAFVLSVQDNTGSNETDFAQASAFLEAIGMPMLLEVITVETSRIDWRSAIEVTEDYKPLDIQSATMGLALCQGIRDRYPDWKHLADGDGGDENFKDYPIEENPELTIRSVLNNQMLYQEGWGVDAVKHSLVYSGGQSRGHVRTSAPARRLGFHGFSPMALPEVIEVAEGTPFIEMTDWDHEKLYALKGQIVGAGVQAVTGIPMPINPKRRFQHGAGGKATFEALFPMEELEYRQYFSDAFSTGKLAERLSAE, via the coding sequence ATGAACGCGCCTCCTGTCATTGAACGCATCGTGAACCTGTTGGATCCCAGCGGCGACATCCTGTTGGGCACCACTCGCGAGGCGGCCGAAGCAGCCGTGCGGAGTGGGGACGCCGAAGCGGTTGGAAAAATCCGCGGTCAATTCGCGATTCTGCAAGCGGAAGGCAAGACCGTTCACATGGCTCGTTCGATCGGAAGGCCGATGCGATACTTCTTGGCCAAGCGGGCCGCTGGCCCCTGCTTGATTGTCGCGGAGCGGATCGACGAAATCTATCAACAACTGCGTGCCGAAGGCTTGGAGGATCAATTCCATCCTTCGTACACGCGAATGGTTCCGGCACACCATGTGATGAAGTTGCAACTGACCGGTTGCCCCGACCCCAATCCAACGTTGCATCGTTTCTTTGACCCGCGATCCAACACGCTTCCGGCCAGCATCGAAGCGATCGGGACTCGGTACATCGAACGAATCGTGAAGGCGTGCTCGGACTGGCTGGACACGATCGAGAACGACGCGCCGGTCGGGGTGATGTTCAGCGGCGGCATCGACAGCGGCGCCATTTTGATCGCGATGATTCATGCCCTGAAGCAACGTGGTCAGACGCCTCAACGTTTGAAAGCGTTTGTGCTTTCAGTGCAAGACAACACCGGTTCCAACGAAACGGACTTTGCACAGGCCAGCGCATTCCTGGAAGCGATCGGGATGCCGATGCTGCTGGAAGTCATCACGGTCGAGACCTCTCGCATCGACTGGCGTTCCGCGATCGAAGTCACCGAAGACTACAAACCCCTGGACATCCAAAGCGCCACGATGGGATTGGCTCTTTGCCAGGGCATTCGCGATCGCTATCCCGACTGGAAGCACTTGGCCGATGGCGACGGCGGCGACGAGAACTTCAAGGACTATCCGATTGAAGAGAACCCAGAGCTGACCATCCGAAGTGTTCTGAACAATCAGATGCTGTACCAGGAAGGATGGGGCGTCGACGCGGTGAAGCATTCCCTGGTCTACAGCGGTGGGCAAAGCCGCGGTCACGTCCGAACAAGCGCGCCGGCGCGGCGACTGGGCTTTCACGGATTCAGCCCGATGGCATTGCCCGAAGTGATTGAGGTTGCCGAAGGCACACCGTTCATCGAGATGACCGACTGGGACCACGAAAAGCTGTACGCCTTGAAGGGTCAGATCGTGGGCGCGGGGGTGCAGGCGGTCACGGGGATCCCGATGCCGATCAATCCCAAGCGACGTTTCCAACATGGTGCGGGAGGCAAAGCAACGTTCGAGGCGTTGTTCCCGATGGAAGAACTCGAATACCGCCAGTACTTCAGCGATGCCTTCTCAACCGGCAAGCTGGCGGAACGACTTTCCGCTGAATGA
- a CDS encoding primase-helicase zinc-binding domain-containing protein, which produces MIIPPNGSKPRRKQAVNKPKSRLPLSRDIVSAGSGQWVSLLQKAGMPAECLNGRQQPCPKCGGEDRFNASKDVNVTGAVFCRHCFKDKSTKPIRPGNGIATVAWLQGIEYLDAKKWVATQLGMTIEGPIQQVDIITATARDKRMPVEAFKQFGVKKAKRGRGCIEVCRIDVYDETGQVHSYFDLRPGEKGWVKKGKGSSGLFFPGRLPKPGEKWLAVEGVKDAAALVSMGFNAFGYVGNRMDPKYARLFEGVDVIVVPDLDTAGITGADLTAGNLLGIATSVAVARLPGTVKDKAGEDVRDVLQKPDGEKQVREAIEAAKPWSPSDADEADDQRPKVIVTMNEAEVTDEVICRLGKLGLETPWIEPKDSQAISVFVRGGMLVQLVKSDDVNLQGCLTIRDLPPCLVRERITQAVQLVTEKEIGDEAELKPTRPPGWLVDAIVRRGSFGGAVRPLSGIIESPTIRVDGSILQTPGYDQQTGLLFHPSANFPAVPENPTKADAAKAMTALLDVLADFPMFEDADRSAWVSMVLSMIGRACVAGYVPLFAVTANTRGAGKSLLVDAATLIAYGHRAARKAFTRDDDEMRKTITAVAIGAVPSVLFDNLDIQLGGASLDAAITSSTWSDRVLGQSRMTGDLPMRTVWAATGNNMAFGSDVGRRVLPIRLQSPLETPEDRTGFAHPDLLSWIEADRPRLAVAALTILRAYFVAGCPMQPNGDWGSFENWSATIRGAIVWAGGADPLPTRATALASDDTAALLGKLIAGIETAEPSGIGLTVKEIQVKTFGSQADYQQHEVLAEAVFEICGEHFNAHKLGRRIRGMKGRVHNGKFIDDDSAGGGVKRWRVRSAESGFGGFGGSNSTRSELESELSHSGAADLPCDNQQINRNQPETNPSNPPDPPDNDSTSSTGGLFEQETSSGTESEWEF; this is translated from the coding sequence ATGATCATTCCACCAAACGGTTCGAAGCCTCGCCGGAAGCAGGCTGTCAACAAACCGAAGTCTCGCTTGCCGTTGTCCCGAGACATCGTGTCCGCCGGTAGTGGCCAATGGGTCTCCTTGCTTCAAAAAGCGGGGATGCCTGCTGAATGCCTCAATGGTCGTCAACAACCCTGCCCAAAGTGCGGCGGTGAAGATCGATTCAATGCTTCCAAAGACGTGAACGTCACGGGCGCCGTGTTCTGTCGCCATTGTTTCAAGGACAAGTCAACCAAACCGATCCGCCCAGGCAACGGAATTGCAACCGTCGCGTGGTTGCAAGGAATCGAGTATCTGGACGCGAAGAAATGGGTGGCAACTCAGCTTGGGATGACCATTGAAGGACCGATCCAACAAGTTGACATCATCACCGCGACGGCTCGTGACAAACGGATGCCAGTCGAAGCGTTCAAGCAATTCGGCGTGAAGAAAGCCAAACGGGGCCGCGGTTGCATCGAAGTTTGCCGGATCGACGTGTACGACGAAACCGGCCAAGTTCATTCGTATTTTGACCTGCGCCCGGGCGAAAAAGGCTGGGTCAAGAAGGGCAAGGGCTCAAGCGGTTTGTTCTTTCCCGGTCGCTTGCCCAAACCCGGTGAAAAATGGTTGGCAGTCGAAGGCGTGAAAGATGCCGCTGCGTTGGTTAGCATGGGTTTCAATGCCTTCGGTTACGTCGGCAATCGCATGGACCCGAAATACGCTCGATTGTTCGAGGGTGTGGATGTGATTGTCGTTCCCGATTTGGACACCGCCGGTATCACAGGAGCCGATCTCACAGCCGGCAATCTACTGGGCATTGCGACATCTGTCGCTGTCGCTCGCTTGCCGGGCACAGTGAAGGACAAAGCCGGGGAGGATGTTCGTGACGTCCTTCAGAAACCAGATGGTGAAAAGCAAGTTCGTGAAGCGATTGAAGCGGCAAAGCCGTGGAGCCCCAGCGATGCCGACGAAGCCGATGATCAACGGCCGAAAGTCATCGTCACAATGAATGAAGCCGAAGTCACCGATGAAGTGATTTGCCGTCTCGGAAAGCTCGGCTTGGAAACACCTTGGATCGAACCAAAAGACTCTCAAGCGATTTCGGTTTTCGTTCGTGGGGGCATGTTGGTTCAACTCGTCAAATCCGACGACGTGAATCTGCAAGGGTGTTTGACTATCCGTGATCTGCCGCCGTGCTTGGTTCGTGAACGAATCACGCAGGCGGTTCAATTGGTGACGGAGAAAGAGATCGGAGACGAAGCAGAACTCAAACCGACACGCCCGCCTGGCTGGTTGGTCGACGCGATCGTGCGACGCGGAAGCTTTGGCGGTGCGGTGCGTCCGTTGTCGGGCATCATCGAATCGCCCACGATTCGCGTCGACGGCTCGATCCTGCAAACACCGGGTTACGATCAGCAAACCGGCTTGCTCTTTCACCCGTCAGCTAACTTCCCTGCGGTGCCGGAGAATCCAACGAAGGCTGATGCAGCGAAGGCGATGACGGCTCTGCTGGACGTGCTGGCAGACTTCCCGATGTTCGAGGATGCCGACCGCTCGGCTTGGGTTTCGATGGTGCTGTCGATGATCGGTCGTGCCTGCGTCGCTGGTTATGTTCCGTTGTTCGCTGTGACTGCCAACACTCGCGGTGCGGGCAAGTCACTGCTGGTCGACGCTGCAACGCTGATTGCCTATGGCCACCGTGCGGCTCGTAAGGCCTTCACCCGCGATGACGATGAAATGCGGAAGACGATCACGGCGGTTGCTATTGGTGCTGTGCCGTCGGTGCTGTTCGACAACCTGGATATTCAGTTGGGTGGTGCGTCGCTCGATGCCGCGATCACGTCGTCAACGTGGTCGGATCGCGTGCTGGGGCAATCTCGCATGACGGGTGACCTGCCAATGCGGACGGTTTGGGCCGCGACCGGTAACAACATGGCTTTCGGATCGGATGTTGGCCGACGGGTTCTTCCTATCCGGTTGCAATCGCCGTTGGAAACACCGGAGGACCGAACCGGGTTCGCGCACCCTGATCTGCTTTCGTGGATTGAAGCCGATCGCCCGCGATTGGCGGTCGCTGCGTTGACGATCCTGCGGGCCTATTTCGTCGCCGGTTGTCCTATGCAACCCAACGGGGACTGGGGTTCGTTCGAAAACTGGTCAGCAACGATTCGCGGGGCAATTGTTTGGGCCGGTGGGGCGGATCCTTTGCCGACTCGGGCGACTGCTCTTGCCTCAGATGATACGGCTGCGTTGCTCGGCAAATTGATCGCCGGCATTGAAACTGCCGAGCCTTCGGGAATTGGTTTGACGGTGAAGGAGATTCAAGTCAAGACGTTCGGAAGCCAAGCAGACTACCAACAACACGAAGTGTTGGCTGAGGCGGTGTTCGAGATTTGCGGCGAACACTTCAACGCCCACAAACTTGGTCGCCGGATTCGCGGCATGAAGGGTCGTGTTCACAACGGAAAGTTCATCGACGACGATTCGGCCGGCGGTGGCGTGAAGCGTTGGCGAGTTCGCAGTGCCGAAAGTGGGTTCGGTGGGTTTGGTGGGTCTAACTCGACTCGCTCGGAATTGGAATCCGAGTTGTCGCACAGCGGTGCCGCTGATCTTCCTTGCGACAACCAACAAATAAACCGCAACCAACCCGAAACAAACCCCTCTAACCCACCAGACCCACCCGACAATGATTCTACATCGTCGACGGGCGGCCTTTTTGAGCAAGAGACTTCCTCCGGAACCGAATCGGAGTGGGAATTTTGA
- the infC gene encoding translation initiation factor IF-3 has product MALARRNVQPENRDSTRINSQIRITPVRVVSEEGEQLGIIPTEQALERARDAGLDLVEVAPGERPPVCRIMDYGKFKYDKNKKKNSGSSHTKTKEIRLRPKTGDEDIRTKVRQAEKFLEHKDKVQVSVLFRGREMAHIEEGRKVMEQVIEILSEVGKVETKPQQHGRRMICMIAPK; this is encoded by the coding sequence GTGGCATTGGCACGCAGAAACGTACAACCGGAAAATCGCGATTCAACTCGCATCAACTCCCAAATCCGCATCACTCCAGTGCGAGTCGTCAGCGAAGAGGGGGAACAGCTTGGAATCATTCCCACCGAACAAGCGCTCGAACGCGCTCGCGACGCGGGGCTGGATTTGGTTGAAGTGGCCCCCGGAGAGCGCCCACCGGTTTGTCGAATCATGGATTACGGCAAATTCAAGTACGACAAAAACAAGAAAAAGAACAGCGGCTCGTCTCACACCAAGACCAAAGAAATCCGCTTGCGACCCAAAACCGGTGACGAAGACATTCGCACCAAGGTTCGCCAAGCCGAGAAGTTCTTGGAACACAAGGACAAGGTCCAAGTCAGCGTGCTGTTCCGCGGTCGTGAAATGGCCCACATCGAAGAAGGCCGCAAAGTCATGGAACAGGTCATCGAGATCCTGAGCGAAGTGGGCAAGGTCGAAACCAAGCCCCAACAGCACGGTCGTCGAATGATCTGCATGATCGCTCCGAAGTAA